The following proteins are co-located in the Chloroflexota bacterium genome:
- a CDS encoding DUF3105 domain-containing protein — MARRRRRRASDSRAAELARGGRPADSPEADDAPAKADEKPKRQRRGQQSGAQPRSGLGRGFWLYFAFMMAVLIPLNLFCLSNLDQGPGDVQDIQESPLVDNGGPLEPYATDPPTSGARALQPAAFGFHTSTIADVVQVANLCAGHVIVHFNPSGGAALEAEMNRVAQELEGYDVVVHPDAGLGDSEVVLTALLVMQRLDAYDKSEVYNFVRGYSGSRPAAELCPGDGG, encoded by the coding sequence ATGGCAAGACGTAGGCGCCGCCGCGCATCGGATTCACGGGCTGCCGAACTCGCCCGTGGCGGCAGGCCGGCCGATTCCCCCGAAGCCGACGACGCACCCGCCAAGGCCGACGAGAAGCCCAAGCGGCAACGCCGCGGGCAGCAGTCGGGCGCACAGCCGCGCTCCGGCTTGGGCCGCGGATTCTGGCTCTACTTTGCCTTCATGATGGCCGTGCTCATTCCGCTCAACCTGTTCTGCCTCAGCAACCTGGACCAAGGCCCGGGTGACGTGCAGGACATTCAGGAATCGCCCCTCGTGGACAACGGAGGGCCACTCGAGCCCTACGCCACCGATCCGCCGACCTCCGGCGCGCGGGCGCTTCAGCCTGCGGCCTTTGGCTTCCATACCTCGACCATTGCCGACGTGGTCCAGGTCGCCAACCTGTGCGCGGGCCACGTGATCGTCCATTTCAACCCGTCTGGGGGCGCCGCGCTGGAGGCCGAGATGAACCGCGTGGCGCAAGAACTGGAAGGCTACGACGTGGTCGTGCACCCCGACGCCGGCTTGGGCGACTCCGAAGTGGTGCTCACGGCCCTCTTGGTCATGCAGCGACTGGACGCCTACGACAAGTCCGAGGTCTACAACTTCGTGCGTGGGTATTCCGGCAGCCGGCCCGCGGCCGAGCTTTGTCCGGGAGACGGCGGCTAG
- a CDS encoding PQQ-dependent sugar dehydrogenase, producing MTPTTRPETRRLPRRRLLAAGALAAAGFTLGWPRVRGLEPTGDARAVAVRFEPELGHNIATLSVTAAGGHHLVDFLGHYFRTGGLRRAGLAISEPIVEDGVLCQYFQRGVMESRLTGDGVVMQWRDLWTVLGDGEGAAAIADIPSESALTNPHPGRAVGPYGHVVSNQAVDGTRTGFLELYDAVGGDLGLGAPLTAARLETGDDDDPIIPGLAPDFVRQYFEAGVMEVHPQTPGAASLALVGDVTRDTAYANYNWQFVRSFDAAPALAPGRRMRLERTERPAGPIQSGPPIPPPGFEISVFAGTQRFGFPAVLRFAPDGRLFVAFSNDRIVTMQDSTGDGRADVIRTFASGDGVKDPRGLAFVGEHVYLSVEEKIIRLRDASGSGAADESADVVTGLELDTRVPFHRNNGIAIGPDQLLYMTLGSTTNAGEIRERPLSASILRSRLDGTGLEKFATGLRNPFGLAFSPDGELFCTDNGPDSSVRRNDDPPDELNHVIQGADYGHARFWGTPPPDSGTRGPVANLPAHGAAAGLSFFTGPQAGEFDGNVLIAMWGPAGGRSSFAHNILRARLQRQGDSYTAQVQPFVSSLTRPTDVVVGPHGDLYIADHVGRTIYRLRRRGLAPSVLR from the coding sequence GTGACGCCCACCACCCGACCAGAGACGCGACGCCTGCCACGACGTCGCCTGCTGGCGGCGGGCGCTCTGGCCGCGGCCGGGTTCACGCTTGGCTGGCCTCGCGTCCGCGGACTCGAACCCACCGGGGACGCGCGCGCCGTAGCCGTGCGGTTCGAGCCGGAGCTGGGTCACAACATCGCGACGCTCTCGGTGACGGCGGCGGGTGGGCATCACCTGGTCGACTTCCTGGGTCACTACTTCCGCACGGGCGGGCTGCGGCGGGCGGGGCTGGCCATCAGCGAACCGATCGTCGAGGACGGCGTGCTGTGCCAGTACTTCCAGCGCGGCGTGATGGAAAGCCGGCTGACCGGCGATGGGGTGGTGATGCAGTGGCGCGACCTGTGGACCGTGCTGGGTGACGGCGAGGGCGCGGCGGCGATCGCGGACATTCCCAGCGAGTCGGCGCTCACGAATCCGCACCCCGGCCGCGCGGTGGGGCCCTATGGGCACGTGGTGTCGAACCAAGCGGTGGACGGGACGCGAACCGGGTTCCTCGAGCTCTACGACGCCGTCGGCGGTGACCTCGGCCTAGGCGCGCCGCTGACGGCGGCACGCCTGGAAACCGGCGATGACGACGACCCGATCATTCCGGGGTTGGCGCCGGACTTCGTGCGGCAGTATTTCGAGGCCGGGGTAATGGAGGTTCACCCGCAGACGCCCGGCGCCGCGAGCCTGGCGTTGGTGGGCGACGTGACCCGCGACACGGCGTATGCGAACTACAACTGGCAGTTCGTGCGAAGCTTTGACGCCGCGCCGGCGCTGGCGCCGGGGCGGCGCATGCGCCTGGAGCGAACCGAGCGGCCGGCCGGCCCGATTCAAAGCGGCCCGCCCATTCCGCCGCCGGGATTCGAGATCTCGGTGTTCGCCGGCACGCAGCGCTTCGGTTTCCCGGCGGTGCTTCGCTTCGCGCCGGACGGACGGCTCTTCGTCGCCTTCTCGAATGACCGGATCGTGACGATGCAGGACTCAACCGGCGATGGGCGGGCCGACGTGATTCGCACCTTTGCCTCGGGTGACGGCGTCAAGGATCCGCGGGGGCTGGCGTTCGTGGGCGAACACGTCTATCTATCCGTCGAGGAGAAGATCATTCGGCTGCGAGACGCTTCCGGCTCGGGGGCCGCCGACGAGTCGGCGGACGTGGTCACCGGCCTGGAACTGGACACGAGGGTGCCGTTCCATCGCAACAACGGCATCGCCATCGGTCCGGACCAGTTGCTGTACATGACGCTCGGCAGCACGACGAACGCGGGCGAAATCCGCGAGCGTCCGCTGTCGGCCTCCATCTTGCGGTCGCGGTTGGACGGGACGGGGCTGGAGAAGTTCGCCACCGGTCTGCGCAACCCATTCGGCCTGGCGTTCAGCCCGGACGGGGAGCTGTTCTGCACCGACAACGGTCCTGACAGCAGCGTGCGGCGCAACGACGATCCGCCCGACGAGCTCAACCACGTGATCCAAGGCGCGGACTATGGGCACGCGCGGTTCTGGGGCACGCCGCCGCCGGACTCGGGGACCCGCGGACCCGTGGCGAATCTGCCGGCCCACGGCGCGGCCGCGGGCTTGAGCTTCTTCACCGGGCCGCAGGCGGGGGAGTTTGACGGGAACGTGTTGATCGCCATGTGGGGACCGGCGGGGGGACGCAGCTCGTTTGCGCACAACATCCTGCGCGCGCGGCTGCAGCGCCAAGGCGACTCCTACACGGCGCAGGTGCAACCGTTCGTCAGCTCGCTGACGCGGCCCACAGACGTGGTGGTGGGCCCGCACGGCGACCTCTACATTGCCGATCACGTGGGCCGCACGATCTATCGGCTGCGCCGCCGCGGCCTGGCGCCGTCGGTGCTGCGGTAG